One genomic window of Borreliella burgdorferi B31 includes the following:
- a CDS encoding CPBP family intramembrane glutamic endopeptidase produces MQLLKNKYPFKRALLDLFLVYAIVYLASPFVNVNSEFWNVDENHFYFWISRSFLIIFIIYFFKLTSSYDDFRVEFFIPKFKFIFLWDSVLIFIKTILIAMIVIFLIAFLLEYLLPESVLVYYFQNNAGFNWKISSKKAFFLMTFTSFFTGAFEELFYRAFVITKFTQMGFPVVATAILSSMFFAYGHLYYGILGFLVTFILGIFFAFTYLRYKNVYYVIFIHSFYNIIVSSLLLFLN; encoded by the coding sequence ATGCAATTGTTAAAAAATAAATATCCATTCAAGCGGGCTTTGCTTGATCTTTTTTTGGTCTATGCTATTGTTTATTTGGCATCTCCTTTTGTAAATGTTAATTCAGAATTTTGGAATGTTGATGAAAATCATTTTTATTTTTGGATTTCAAGATCTTTTTTAATTATTTTTATAATTTATTTTTTTAAACTTACCAGTTCTTATGATGATTTTAGAGTAGAGTTTTTTATTCCTAAATTTAAATTTATTTTTCTTTGGGATTCTGTTTTAATTTTTATTAAAACAATATTGATTGCAATGATAGTCATTTTTTTAATAGCTTTTTTGCTTGAATATTTGTTGCCAGAATCGGTACTTGTCTATTATTTTCAAAACAATGCTGGATTTAATTGGAAGATTAGCAGTAAAAAAGCATTTTTTTTAATGACTTTTACCTCTTTTTTTACAGGAGCTTTTGAAGAACTTTTTTACAGGGCTTTTGTTATTACTAAGTTTACACAAATGGGATTTCCTGTTGTAGCTACCGCCATTCTTAGTAGTATGTTTTTTGCTTATGGGCATTTATATTATGGAATTTTAGGATTTTTGGTTACATTTATATTAGGGATATTTTTTGCTTTTACTTATTTAAGGTATAAAAATGTATATTATGTGATTTTTATACATAGTTTTTATAATATTATTGTTAGCAGCTTGTTGCTTTTTTTGAATTAA
- a CDS encoding AMP-binding protein: protein MSDTVPKRFKDVVALYSELDIFMYKEGESKSFKKQIYADFWNETKRVASGLLHCGIKRGEKVVIISDSRREWIIIDVATLGLGCVDVPRGNDSSEDELAYIINHSESTFIFVENNKQLHKVLSKKHDLRLVRCIVVIDDDKSYEEKIGNITVFSYKKLLELGTEYLRANPKSFDMEIEKGSSKDIATIIYTSGTTGMPKGVMLRHESFIFQLDRLYDYLPTLKPGKIMISILPLWHSFERACEYIVALKGIAIAYSKPIGPVLLKDFLLLNPQMIVSVPRIWEGIRIGIIKKVSESFIKKFVFGGFLKVGIIYAKLKERFLGLSPIYKKTNFLISLFSKLFLFIGIVLIFPIKLLGDILVFKKIKNALGQNFEFGVSGGGALVDYVDYFFKAVGIKVLEGYGLTETGPILSVRRLKGPVAKTVGPILPDVEYKVVGIDGRVLPYGEKGELWVRSPQIMSGYFKDKAKTSEVLTEDGWFNTGDLVRLTINNEISIVGRSKDTIVLRGGENIEPEPLERVLGKSLFIENIMIVGQDQKFLGAVIVPNFDNLEKWANSSGVSFSSRSDLLANEDVNKLYSKHISDTINTKLGFKNFEKIVGFVLLQDPFTIGEELTNTLKLKRYYISKKYEDKIKLIFSKSDLDLNGY from the coding sequence ATGAGTGATACTGTGCCTAAGCGTTTTAAAGATGTGGTAGCTCTTTATAGTGAGCTTGATATTTTTATGTATAAGGAGGGGGAATCAAAAAGTTTTAAGAAGCAAATATACGCTGATTTTTGGAATGAGACAAAAAGAGTGGCTTCTGGGCTTTTGCATTGTGGCATTAAAAGGGGAGAAAAGGTTGTAATTATTTCTGATTCTAGAAGAGAATGGATAATAATCGACGTTGCTACTTTGGGGTTAGGCTGCGTTGATGTTCCCAGGGGAAATGATTCTTCTGAGGATGAATTAGCTTATATTATTAACCATTCTGAATCTACTTTTATTTTTGTTGAAAACAATAAGCAACTTCACAAGGTTTTATCCAAAAAGCATGATCTTAGATTGGTAAGATGTATTGTTGTTATTGATGATGATAAATCTTATGAAGAAAAAATAGGAAATATTACTGTATTTTCTTATAAAAAATTACTAGAACTTGGAACTGAGTATTTAAGAGCTAATCCAAAATCATTTGATATGGAGATTGAAAAAGGTTCTTCAAAAGACATTGCAACTATAATATATACTTCTGGTACAACAGGTATGCCAAAGGGAGTAATGTTGAGGCATGAATCTTTTATTTTTCAATTAGATAGACTTTATGATTATCTTCCAACACTTAAACCCGGCAAGATAATGATTTCTATTCTTCCTCTTTGGCATTCTTTTGAGCGGGCTTGTGAATATATAGTTGCTTTAAAAGGCATAGCAATTGCATATTCAAAGCCCATAGGTCCTGTTTTGTTAAAAGACTTTTTACTTTTAAATCCTCAAATGATTGTTTCTGTACCCAGAATTTGGGAAGGTATAAGAATAGGTATTATTAAAAAGGTATCAGAATCTTTTATTAAGAAGTTTGTGTTTGGAGGGTTTTTAAAAGTTGGGATTATTTATGCAAAGCTTAAGGAGAGATTTTTAGGGCTTTCTCCTATTTATAAAAAAACTAATTTTCTTATTTCGCTTTTTTCAAAATTATTTTTATTTATTGGGATTGTTTTAATTTTTCCTATTAAATTATTGGGCGATATTTTAGTATTTAAAAAAATAAAAAATGCTCTTGGGCAAAATTTTGAATTTGGAGTTTCTGGTGGTGGGGCATTGGTTGATTATGTTGATTATTTTTTTAAGGCCGTAGGAATTAAAGTGCTTGAAGGTTACGGTCTTACTGAAACGGGCCCTATTTTGAGCGTTAGGCGTCTTAAAGGCCCTGTAGCAAAAACTGTCGGCCCTATTTTGCCAGATGTTGAATACAAAGTAGTTGGAATTGATGGGAGAGTTTTGCCTTATGGAGAAAAAGGCGAGCTTTGGGTCAGGTCGCCACAAATAATGAGTGGCTACTTTAAGGATAAGGCTAAGACAAGTGAAGTTTTAACAGAAGATGGTTGGTTTAACACTGGGGACTTGGTTAGATTAACAATTAATAATGAAATTTCAATTGTTGGTAGAAGCAAGGATACAATTGTTCTGAGGGGCGGGGAAAATATTGAGCCTGAGCCCCTTGAGAGAGTTTTGGGTAAATCTTTGTTTATTGAAAATATTATGATCGTTGGTCAGGATCAAAAATTTTTGGGGGCTGTTATTGTGCCTAATTTTGATAATCTTGAAAAATGGGCAAATTCTAGTGGAGTTTCTTTTTCTTCCAGAAGTGATTTGTTAGCCAATGAGGACGTCAATAAACTTTATTCTAAGCATATTTCAGACACTATTAATACTAAATTAGGTTTTAAAAATTTTGAAAAAATAGTAGGCTTTGTTTTGCTTCAGGATCCTTTTACAATTGGAGAAGAGCTTACCAATACTCTTAAGTTAAAAAGATATTATATATCCAAAAAGTATGAAGATAAAATAAAATTAATTTTTAGCAAAAGTGACTTAGATTTAAACGGATATTAG
- a CDS encoding ComEC/Rec2 family competence protein: MILIFVLISLNLLIQYYLKLNLIYFNTMLALFFIIKNNKHLALSFIFCTILLLSFQARLNFKTLKKNIYQITNIKNFKKDSKTIVEVIDNKSNMYKYSFKNIENIYKIGDIIKIENQKIKLIKRPFFAKLREKYTNALNNFFTTLNPSYSHFSKAIILNIKSEITKYEKTLFQNAGIAHILVVSGLHFYLISLISYYFLLIITNEKLKYLILSIILLNYLILTGFAPSTVRAFLITESLIIYKLIYGKINLISCTSISFIINALAFPETLNSIGFQLSYLATIGISASVHLKNRYGLNRLESSMLTTFFIQIFTSPVIYINNFDLAPISILSNLIAIPLISIFLAITILSLITYFSSLNLFFPLDLINAYIFQAIKITAAFFSKFFIVKHHQIPIFLILSIFLITYIIYNNETKKN; the protein is encoded by the coding sequence ATGATTTTAATATTTGTCCTTATTTCACTTAATTTATTAATTCAATATTATTTAAAACTCAATTTAATTTATTTTAACACAATGCTAGCATTATTTTTTATTATAAAAAACAACAAACACTTAGCACTTAGTTTTATTTTTTGCACAATATTGCTATTAAGTTTTCAAGCGAGATTAAATTTTAAAACATTAAAAAAAAATATTTATCAAATAACAAACATTAAAAATTTTAAAAAAGATTCAAAAACCATTGTAGAAGTAATTGACAATAAATCAAATATGTACAAATATAGCTTCAAAAATATTGAAAATATTTACAAAATAGGAGATATCATTAAAATTGAAAATCAAAAAATAAAACTTATTAAAAGGCCCTTTTTTGCCAAGCTTAGAGAAAAATATACAAACGCCTTAAACAATTTTTTCACTACACTAAATCCCAGCTATTCCCATTTTTCAAAAGCAATAATTTTGAATATCAAATCAGAAATAACAAAATATGAAAAAACATTATTTCAAAATGCGGGGATTGCCCACATTTTGGTAGTATCTGGACTGCATTTTTATCTAATAAGTTTAATAAGTTACTATTTCCTTTTAATAATCACTAATGAAAAATTAAAATACTTAATATTAAGCATAATTTTATTAAATTATCTAATATTAACTGGATTTGCACCTTCAACGGTAAGAGCATTTCTAATAACAGAATCTCTTATAATATACAAACTAATTTACGGCAAAATTAATTTAATAAGCTGCACATCTATTAGTTTTATAATAAATGCTCTTGCATTCCCCGAAACGCTAAATTCAATAGGATTTCAGCTCTCCTATCTTGCAACAATAGGAATATCAGCATCGGTTCATCTAAAAAATAGATACGGTCTTAACAGGCTAGAATCATCAATGCTTACAACATTTTTTATTCAAATATTCACCTCGCCAGTAATTTATATCAATAATTTTGATCTAGCACCAATCTCAATACTGTCAAATTTAATAGCTATTCCATTAATATCAATTTTCTTAGCAATAACAATATTAAGCTTAATAACTTACTTTTCAAGTTTAAATTTATTTTTTCCCCTTGACCTTATAAATGCCTACATATTTCAAGCAATAAAAATTACAGCAGCATTTTTTAGCAAATTCTTTATAGTCAAGCACCATCAAATACCTATATTTTTAATATTAAGTATTTTTCTTATAACTTACATTATTTATAATAACGAAACTAAAAAAAATTAA
- a CDS encoding methyl-accepting chemotaxis protein — protein MTDENLIDVNLKNTKRFLYLVLFGFLFLNFLFIGYAYMNHKNEYLDRFKFDSKLFLNSVSAVIKAKYSESSRFLEELIRDSYRFGILVNSSKSFLLSSSLKLGDSLDENSDLFLRSREFNSIDKIFKTIPLAEDSLEGIFYIPIGKNVLISNSNFSSLGLKDVRLDPIYSVPVEKNSKYYSRYMQIDGKIYSIISFPVRDSVSTLGVIGILICFDESLDIIENQLYSSLKFGSKNYNFFMLDRNYMPIFSNLNNLQAKSFSTAYSENFLSKVIAYAKKDSSSSQYTFNYERDFYSLNFVKTDDFLTQGLILNVNSIPIMFKSNWVIFVAFLLLSFAIIFYLCNTFVFSLINDFNRIVDYQKSKSDPFSLESPLEVKYSSSIISYISSKLDNLSSKSNESFEKIKFYSEDLNEYLEQIETAISNTESIDSSILVYEQLRDTFSRFEKSIVDILKGFESIADPINDHNKYISEISSNFEESVSFFYSIDKNLEIFNKVATINSTDIENIKSKVFDLNIVFENVNKNFADLLSQTNSLQSVNKLLVSISAQTNMLAMNAAIEAAKAGDAGKSFAVVAEEIRKLAINSGKYSKTIKDELKTVDSIIAVINSEIDTIYKNFIDIQDNVDNNFSRHEKVDLTLAKHFKEIGEFKERYLSHDTKIRDAKNMYKEIFNNHYFISGKFNNFSQDLKEFKVSKMNLDAVSSLQEYSSLVKSSKDKILKTKELIQKINDEIKDILF, from the coding sequence ATGACAGATGAGAATTTAATTGATGTTAATCTGAAAAATACTAAACGATTTCTTTATCTAGTTTTATTTGGATTCCTTTTTTTAAATTTTTTATTCATAGGCTATGCTTATATGAATCATAAAAATGAATATTTGGATCGCTTTAAATTTGATTCTAAGTTGTTTTTAAACAGTGTGTCTGCTGTTATTAAAGCCAAATATTCGGAATCCTCTAGGTTTCTTGAGGAGCTTATAAGAGATAGCTATAGGTTTGGGATATTGGTGAATTCTTCAAAAAGCTTTCTTTTGTCTTCAAGTTTAAAATTAGGTGATAGTTTGGATGAAAATAGTGATTTGTTTTTAAGGTCAAGGGAATTTAACTCTATAGATAAAATTTTTAAAACTATTCCTTTAGCAGAAGATTCACTTGAAGGTATATTTTATATTCCTATAGGGAAAAATGTTTTAATATCAAATTCAAATTTTTCATCTTTAGGCTTAAAAGATGTTAGATTGGATCCAATTTATTCTGTTCCTGTAGAAAAAAATTCTAAGTATTATTCAAGATATATGCAAATAGATGGGAAAATTTATTCTATAATAAGTTTTCCAGTTAGAGATTCTGTTTCAACATTGGGTGTGATAGGGATTTTAATATGCTTTGATGAGTCGTTAGATATTATTGAAAATCAGTTGTATTCTTCTCTTAAATTTGGTAGTAAAAATTATAATTTTTTTATGCTTGACAGAAATTACATGCCCATTTTTTCAAACCTTAATAATCTTCAGGCCAAATCTTTTTCTACAGCTTATAGTGAGAATTTTTTGAGTAAAGTTATAGCTTATGCTAAAAAAGATTCTTCTAGCTCTCAGTACACTTTTAATTATGAAAGAGATTTTTATTCTTTAAACTTTGTAAAAACCGATGATTTTTTGACTCAGGGGCTTATTTTAAATGTCAATTCCATTCCTATTATGTTTAAATCAAATTGGGTTATATTTGTTGCATTTTTATTATTGTCTTTTGCAATTATTTTTTATTTATGCAATACTTTTGTTTTTTCATTAATTAATGATTTTAACAGAATTGTTGACTATCAAAAATCAAAAAGCGATCCTTTTAGTCTTGAATCTCCCTTAGAGGTTAAGTATTCTTCATCTATTATTTCTTATATTAGTTCAAAGCTAGATAATCTGTCTTCTAAGAGTAATGAATCTTTTGAGAAGATAAAATTTTATTCTGAAGATTTGAATGAATATTTGGAACAAATAGAAACTGCTATATCAAATACTGAGAGTATAGATTCTAGCATTTTAGTTTACGAACAACTAAGAGATACTTTTTCTAGATTTGAAAAATCAATTGTTGATATTTTAAAAGGCTTTGAATCTATTGCTGATCCGATTAATGATCACAATAAATATATATCAGAAATCTCTTCAAATTTTGAAGAGAGTGTTAGTTTTTTCTATAGTATAGATAAAAATTTAGAAATTTTTAATAAGGTTGCTACTATAAATTCTACTGATATTGAAAATATTAAAAGTAAGGTTTTTGATTTAAATATTGTTTTTGAAAATGTGAATAAAAATTTTGCAGATCTTTTGTCTCAAACAAATAGTTTGCAAAGTGTAAATAAACTTTTAGTTTCAATTTCAGCTCAGACCAATATGCTTGCTATGAATGCAGCAATTGAAGCAGCAAAAGCAGGTGATGCAGGTAAAAGTTTTGCAGTTGTTGCTGAGGAGATTAGAAAGCTTGCTATTAATTCTGGAAAATATTCTAAAACCATTAAAGATGAACTTAAAACGGTCGACAGCATTATTGCAGTAATTAATTCAGAGATTGATACAATTTATAAAAATTTCATAGACATTCAAGATAATGTGGACAACAATTTTTCAAGACACGAGAAAGTAGATCTTACTCTTGCTAAGCATTTTAAAGAAATTGGCGAGTTTAAAGAAAGGTATTTGTCTCACGATACTAAGATCAGAGATGCTAAGAATATGTATAAAGAAATATTTAATAATCATTATTTTATTAGTGGCAAGTTTAACAACTTTAGTCAAGATTTAAAAGAGTTTAAAGTTTCTAAGATGAATTTAGATGCGGTAAGTTCTCTTCAAGAATATTCATCTTTAGTAAAGTCTTCTAAGGATAAGATATTAAAGACAAAGGAATTGATTCAAAAGATTAATGATGAGATTAAAGATATTCTTTTTTAG
- a CDS encoding methyl-accepting chemotaxis protein — translation MKRKKLNSNLFYKFNFIILAYTIIIIATTFLLLDQGYKKIITKELQDFTKFINQAMIKSFSDESKEIIKALSILTTRYDYRSAILNNKNEEHLVSDKILITLPSFIKIIEYTNKDGYIIASSEKKRTSQYISLKELLLGKALTAFQISILHNSLAKINNNFYIPIAYKITDSKKSNVGYIILYADISEKIAELKEYLLLLLENSLLEQNASTENSSKYFNVYIINSSGDAFGGKDEILKNIKHIFGFNPKTLTEILNTLSQGKANYNTSNSNEIISLARITTSNWYLGIKIDYNNIFSKEFKNMRLVSLSIIFILVIIFILIMISTIKTLIISKIDKLNVVIPKVKNGDLTFKIESKGKDSISSTINLFGHFIENLKNVINSLQERVKLLKENGDHLFSEINKTHNTIKNSNQYIEKTQEEVEKQVEFISNTTNIIESLSKNISSLDNSIETQAASVEQSSSAIEEMIGGIQSITEITQKAAKSTEELKRFSDDGRKKQEEVITQIKEIFKNSTRLQEANSLISSIASQTNLLSMNAAIEASHAGEAGKGFAIVAEEIKDLAEQVTSQSESVASSINEIMDSITKTVNTSELTNKAFNQIFDSINLVVQVIEEINHTMQEQSIGSQEILKALNTMREITYEVKIGSNDMFRGNKEIISTIKLLGEINITVSNSMKGLKEEINTLVEAIERIKVLGTTNSSHISGISESINQFKTK, via the coding sequence GTGAAAAGAAAGAAACTTAACTCCAACCTTTTTTATAAATTCAATTTTATAATTCTGGCATATACAATAATAATTATTGCAACAACCTTTTTGCTACTAGATCAAGGCTATAAAAAAATCATAACAAAAGAACTTCAAGACTTTACAAAATTCATTAACCAGGCAATGATTAAAAGCTTTTCTGATGAATCTAAAGAAATAATAAAAGCTTTAAGCATATTAACGACTAGGTACGACTATCGGTCTGCAATCCTAAATAATAAAAATGAAGAACACTTAGTATCTGATAAGATTTTAATTACACTCCCCTCCTTTATTAAAATAATAGAGTATACAAACAAAGATGGATACATAATCGCATCAAGCGAAAAAAAAAGAACCAGTCAGTACATAAGTTTAAAAGAATTGCTATTGGGCAAAGCTTTAACTGCATTTCAAATTTCAATTCTTCACAACAGTCTAGCAAAGATAAATAACAATTTTTACATTCCAATAGCATATAAAATAACAGATTCAAAAAAATCTAATGTTGGATATATTATTTTATATGCTGACATTTCAGAAAAAATCGCTGAGCTAAAAGAATATCTTTTACTACTTTTGGAAAACTCATTGCTAGAACAAAATGCAAGCACCGAAAACTCATCAAAATACTTTAATGTATACATAATAAACAGTAGTGGTGATGCATTTGGAGGAAAAGATGAAATTTTAAAGAACATAAAGCATATATTTGGATTTAACCCAAAAACATTAACTGAAATACTAAATACATTATCTCAAGGAAAAGCAAATTACAATACAAGCAATTCAAATGAAATAATCTCCTTAGCAAGGATCACAACATCCAATTGGTACTTAGGAATAAAAATAGATTATAACAACATATTTTCAAAAGAATTTAAAAATATGAGATTGGTTTCGCTTTCCATTATATTTATCTTAGTAATAATTTTTATATTAATAATGATATCAACCATAAAAACTTTAATAATATCAAAAATAGATAAACTCAATGTTGTCATTCCAAAAGTTAAAAACGGTGACTTAACATTTAAAATCGAATCAAAAGGCAAAGATTCAATAAGCTCAACAATAAATCTTTTTGGTCATTTTATTGAAAATCTAAAAAATGTAATTAATTCACTGCAAGAACGAGTAAAGCTGCTTAAAGAAAATGGAGACCATTTATTCAGCGAGATAAATAAAACACATAATACAATAAAAAATTCAAATCAATACATAGAAAAAACACAAGAAGAAGTAGAAAAGCAGGTAGAATTCATCTCTAATACAACAAATATAATTGAAAGCCTATCAAAAAATATTTCATCTCTTGACAATTCAATTGAAACTCAAGCCGCAAGCGTTGAACAGTCCTCATCGGCTATAGAAGAAATGATAGGAGGAATACAATCAATAACAGAAATAACTCAAAAAGCTGCAAAAAGCACAGAAGAACTAAAAAGGTTCTCTGATGATGGGCGAAAAAAACAAGAAGAAGTTATTACTCAAATTAAAGAGATTTTTAAAAACTCAACAAGATTACAAGAAGCAAACTCTTTAATTTCATCTATAGCAAGTCAAACCAACCTACTCTCAATGAACGCTGCAATTGAAGCATCTCATGCTGGTGAAGCCGGAAAAGGATTTGCAATTGTTGCAGAAGAAATAAAAGACCTAGCAGAACAAGTAACATCACAATCAGAATCTGTTGCTTCATCAATTAACGAAATAATGGATTCAATAACCAAAACCGTAAACACCTCTGAATTAACAAATAAAGCTTTCAATCAAATATTCGATTCAATCAATTTAGTTGTTCAAGTAATAGAAGAAATAAATCATACAATGCAAGAGCAATCAATAGGTAGCCAAGAAATTTTAAAGGCTTTAAATACAATGCGGGAAATAACATATGAAGTAAAAATTGGTTCAAATGATATGTTTAGAGGCAATAAAGAAATCATTAGCACTATCAAACTGTTAGGAGAAATTAATATTACGGTCTCAAACTCAATGAAAGGTTTAAAAGAAGAGATTAATACGCTAGTAGAAGCAATTGAGCGTATTAAAGTTTTAGGAACTACAAACTCAAGCCATATTTCTGGGATTAGCGAAAGTATAAATCAATTTAAAACCAAATAA
- the argS gene encoding arginine--tRNA ligase, with protein MNKSVKKKIKDEINVIVTNLALSNNIKLDNININIQKPPKSDLGDISILMFEIGKTLKLPIEIISEEIIKNLKTKYEIKAVGPYLNIKISRKEYINNTIQMVNTQKDTYGTSKYLDNKKIILEFSSPNTNKPLHVGHLRNDVIGESLSRILKAVGAKITKINLINDRGVHICKSMLAYKKFGNGITPEKAFKKGDHLIGDFYVKYNKYSQENENAEKEIQDLLLLWEQKDVSTIELWKKLNKWAIEGIKETYEITNTSFDKIYLESEIFKIGKNVVLEGLEKGFCYKREDGAICIDLPSDSDEKADTKVKQKVLIRSNGTSIYLTQDLGNIAVRTKEFNFEEMIYVVGSEQIQHFKSLFFVAEKLGLSKNKKLIHLSHGMVNLVDGKMKSREGNVIDADNLISNLIELIIPEMTQKIENKESAKKNALNIALGAIHYYLLKSAIHKDIVFNKKESLSFTGNSGPYIQYVGARINSILEKYKALSIPVMEKIDFELLKHEKEWEIIKIISELEENIINAAKDLNPSILTSYSYSLAKHFSTYYQEVKVIDTNNINLTAARIEFLKAILQTIKNCMYLLNIPYMLKM; from the coding sequence ATGAATAAAAGTGTTAAAAAAAAGATTAAAGACGAAATTAATGTTATAGTTACTAATCTAGCATTATCAAATAACATAAAGCTAGATAATATCAATATAAATATTCAAAAACCTCCAAAAAGTGATCTGGGAGATATTTCCATATTAATGTTTGAAATTGGTAAAACCTTAAAACTCCCTATTGAAATCATCTCCGAAGAAATAATAAAAAATCTTAAAACTAAATATGAAATTAAAGCTGTGGGGCCTTACTTAAACATCAAAATTTCTAGAAAAGAATATATAAATAATACAATACAAATGGTAAATACTCAAAAAGATACCTATGGAACAAGTAAATATCTAGACAATAAAAAAATAATATTAGAATTTTCATCACCAAATACAAACAAACCACTGCATGTAGGACATCTTAGAAATGACGTAATAGGAGAAAGTCTGTCAAGAATATTAAAGGCTGTGGGTGCAAAAATTACAAAAATAAACTTAATAAATGACCGAGGGGTTCATATCTGCAAATCAATGCTTGCATACAAAAAATTTGGAAATGGCATTACCCCTGAAAAAGCTTTTAAAAAAGGAGATCATTTAATTGGCGATTTTTATGTTAAATACAACAAATACTCACAAGAAAATGAAAATGCTGAAAAAGAAATTCAAGATCTACTTTTACTCTGGGAGCAAAAAGATGTAAGCACAATTGAACTTTGGAAAAAGTTAAATAAATGGGCAATTGAAGGAATAAAAGAAACATACGAAATTACAAACACCTCATTTGATAAAATTTACCTTGAAAGTGAAATTTTTAAAATTGGAAAAAATGTCGTATTAGAAGGGCTTGAAAAAGGATTTTGTTACAAACGAGAAGATGGCGCAATATGCATTGACTTACCTTCAGACTCAGATGAAAAAGCAGACACCAAGGTAAAACAAAAAGTACTCATAAGATCAAACGGAACATCTATCTATCTTACCCAAGATTTAGGAAATATAGCAGTTAGAACAAAAGAATTTAATTTTGAAGAAATGATTTATGTGGTTGGAAGCGAACAAATTCAGCACTTCAAAAGCTTGTTTTTTGTAGCAGAAAAATTAGGCCTTTCTAAAAACAAGAAACTTATTCATTTGTCACACGGAATGGTTAATCTTGTTGATGGAAAAATGAAATCAAGAGAAGGCAATGTAATTGATGCGGATAACCTAATCTCAAACTTAATAGAATTAATAATACCTGAAATGACACAAAAAATTGAAAATAAAGAGAGCGCTAAAAAAAATGCTTTAAATATTGCATTGGGAGCAATTCACTATTATCTGCTAAAATCAGCTATACATAAAGATATTGTATTTAATAAAAAAGAAAGCCTGTCTTTTACGGGAAATTCTGGACCATATATCCAATATGTTGGAGCAAGAATTAATAGCATTCTTGAAAAATATAAAGCACTTTCTATTCCTGTAATGGAAAAAATTGACTTTGAACTTTTAAAACATGAAAAAGAGTGGGAAATTATTAAAATTATATCGGAATTAGAAGAAAATATAATCAATGCGGCAAAAGATTTAAACCCTTCAATACTTACCAGCTATTCATACTCGCTTGCAAAGCATTTTAGCACGTACTATCAAGAAGTTAAAGTAATAGATACAAACAATATCAATTTAACAGCCGCAAGAATCGAATTTTTAAAAGCCATATTACAAACAATAAAAAATTGCATGTACCTGCTCAATATTCCCTATATGTTAAAAATGTAG
- the murB gene encoding UDP-N-acetylmuramate dehydrogenase produces the protein MPKSLNNFLKKINIKPQTKNLANYTTYKIGNISKLFLTPKNIKEAENIFKAAIEEKIKLFILGGGSNILVNDEREIDFPIIYTGYLNKIEIHENKIVGECGADFESLCKIALDNSLSGLEFIYGLPGTLGGAVWMNARCFGNEISEILKKITFIDDKGKTICKEFKKEDFKYKISPFQNKNFFILKIELNLKKDNKKIIEEKMNKNKQARINRGHYLFPSGGSTFKNNKAFLKPSGQIIEECKLKGLSIGGATVSKYHGNFIININNATSKDIKSLIEKVKAEVYLKTGLLLEEEVLYIGFK, from the coding sequence ATGCCTAAAAGCCTAAATAATTTTCTTAAAAAAATCAATATTAAGCCTCAAACAAAAAATCTAGCTAACTATACAACATATAAAATTGGAAACATTTCGAAATTATTTCTCACCCCTAAAAATATTAAAGAGGCTGAAAATATTTTTAAAGCAGCAATAGAAGAAAAAATTAAACTATTTATTCTTGGGGGAGGATCAAATATTTTAGTCAATGACGAGAGAGAGATTGATTTTCCAATAATATACACCGGATATCTAAACAAAATAGAAATTCACGAAAATAAAATTGTCGGCGAATGTGGTGCAGATTTTGAAAGTTTATGTAAAATTGCACTTGATAACAGCTTAAGTGGCCTAGAATTTATCTATGGACTACCCGGAACACTAGGGGGCGCTGTGTGGATGAATGCTAGATGTTTCGGGAATGAAATCTCTGAGATACTAAAAAAAATTACATTTATAGATGATAAAGGAAAAACTATTTGCAAAGAATTTAAAAAAGAAGACTTTAAGTATAAAATATCGCCTTTTCAAAATAAAAACTTTTTCATATTAAAAATTGAATTAAATTTAAAAAAAGACAATAAGAAAATTATTGAAGAAAAAATGAATAAAAATAAACAAGCAAGAATAAATAGAGGTCATTATTTATTTCCAAGTGGTGGAAGCACTTTTAAAAACAATAAAGCATTTCTCAAGCCTAGTGGACAAATAATTGAAGAGTGCAAGCTCAAAGGATTAAGCATTGGAGGCGCCACAGTATCTAAATATCATGGAAACTTTATTATCAATATTAACAATGCCACTTCTAAAGACATAAAAAGCTTAATTGAAAAAGTAAAAGCTGAGGTCTACTTGAAAACTGGACTTTTACTAGAAGAAGAAGTTCTTTACATAGGATTCAAATAA